ACGTATCGATGTGTCGATGTGTCGATATACTAAGCTTAGATGTTTAGAGGTCCGAGATCGggagaatataaaattgctaatgGTTGTAGTAAATTTGGGCTTTAGTTGAACCAATCTGACCTTCCAATTCCAAACCAAAGAGATGGTGGGAAAGTTTTGGTCATTAGAGTAGAAAAATGGGGTCTTTGCAAAGGATGTGCAAGAGAAAAAGATGGAGTGAGAGTGCTACATGCAACATAGACAAGGAATAATCCCCACATCAGAGTCGAGGTAGGATTAGGTCAAAAGGGGTGGAGGTGGGAGTGAAGTTGCCACCAAACAGTCCTATCAAAGTCCTCTACCATTGATCACTATGAACATTAATCATAATTTGCCCAACACATTTCTTTTTGTATTTAATTCAACTATGCTATCCAATAATACATAGAGTAAGTAGGGCTAGTATAGGTGTAAATCCAGAATCTGATACTGAGAGAAATGGCCTTTCATGGAGTCCACTCAGGTAGCTCAGACTGATCAATTTCCCATGGAATTTAGCTCATAGATGACAGAATCATACCCCCAACTTGATGCAAGTGAAGATTATTCTTGTTAGGTTCAATTCCATCAATGGTCATGTCAAGcatttggtccttcttttgtagtTGTGCTGTAGGGGTCATAGGTGTGATGTATTAGTAATACCAATGCATGTAGGTTCATATAGAGAGATGATAATTAGCACAATTAAGTTGTTTTATAGTCCCTTCAGTGGTAGTGCAGCTTCTACAAATTCCCCTAACTCGTCACATCAATGTTGCAGTCTTCTTTCTCCCTCTCCTCATTTGTTTATGTCTTGCCTCCAACCCTTTCAATGTTACTTCTTTTTCtccctactctctctctctctctctctctctatgtgtgtgtatatatatatatatatatatatatatatatatatatatatatatatatatcctcactCTTACTTTGACTGTATACCATCTGACTATTTCTGCCACCACCATGGTTTCAATCTTTGGGCGTTGGCCTTTTTGAGTGTAAAGCTGAGTAGAAGTCTCCCCTCCCTCTTTCCTCCTGAGATGGTTAAATAAGAAGCTATAGCAAGCCATCCTTACCTTTCCTCAATCTTTATCTCTCCTCAACGCCACACCACTTCATTCATTCTCTCTCTTTATTTCTTTGACTATTCCCCTCTCCactctcctccttctcctcctcctcaaagCTTCTTCCACAGCCCATTCTTAGATCCATGGCTCCTACCAGAGCACTACAGATCCaaaatatcttcttctttctAGTGCTTTATGCTCTTTCTGTAATCATggtttcctcctctctctttgcCTCCCTCTCTTAAGTGCTACTGCTATATATTATCTTCTCTTCCTGACCTCTCATGGACTCGGTTAACAGTGGGAGCCTTCAGTCCTCCAGCGGCGAAGGCAATGAGTTCAACTCAAGCAGTGCCGACTCCCTTTCTGCCTTCTTCCgatccaccgccgccgccgcgctTCCGCCTCCGCAACCGCTACCGCCCTCCTCCTCGGTCCACAACCACCACTTCTTCGACCCCATCTCCTACCTCGACTCCATCACCTCCACCACCCCCTCCTGGCCGCCTCGCGCCCTCCGCGCCTCCCATAATGTCGGCGTCTTTCCCTCCATCACCACCACCCCCTCCTGCTCCTCGCCCGACGTCAACTACCCGAcgccggtgcaaccgcccgaccAGTCCGCCGCCGCGCCACGGAGCTCGAAGAAGCGGTCGAGGGCCTCACGCCGGGCGCAGACGACGGTGCTGACCACCGACACCTCCAACTTCCGCGCCATGGTGCAACAATTTACCGGCATACCATCTCCTCCGTTCGACATCGCCCCCACCGCTACGTCTTCGTCCCCCTTTGCCAGATCACGCCTCAACGTCTTCCGTTCCGCTGCTGCCTTTGGATCCACCTCtgcccctccgccgccgcctttCCTCCTCCGGCCCTTCCAGCCTAAGGTCCAAGGTTCTACCTTAACTACAACTACCACTACTGTTACCACTGCCCCCGCCATCTGTTCTTCTTCTACTACCACTGGTTCTAACGCTAGCACAAGTTTTGCTGCTACTAACAGTACTATCTTCGATTCCAGTCTCAGTGCCTCAGCTCGAATTTCTACTACTAGTAGTAGTGCTAATCCatctaataacaacaacaactacCAATTGCCTTCACCTACTCTTGCATATGGCAGCAAAAACCAACCACTTCTGAGCACCCAAAACCACATGCTTACCTTGCAATCCCTTCTCCACGCAAAGTGCACAAAGCCTCAAATTCCTATGCCGTCAGCCGAGCAATCGAGATGGACCAACGGGTACCCAACAGAGGCCGGCGATCGTGCTCGGTCGAGTCCGATCTCTGCAGGAAACTCCAGTGGCTCGCAGCAAGGAATGAGCAGTTGCAAGCTGAACTACTTGGCGCCGGGTTCATCGGAGTGCAGTGCGGAGCAAGGGTCGGAGCGCGCCACAGCGTCGAGGAGTGAAGGTGCGATGGACTCCTGGATTTTTTCTTCAGATTAGCAGATAGAGAAGACTTTGTCGTGGAGGCAAAGAGGAAGCAGATTAGAGCTCTTGACTGCATCTGTTATTCAACTGCTAAGGCACTTTGCATCCATGACTCGTTTTATCTTTCATAGATTGTGTATATGAATATAGGATTTCTCTTGTGAGATATCTTGATGGCCATTTTTGTATCCAAGGAAGACATGTCTGAGAACAGTGGTGGAGGGTAAAAGACAATGCTCTTTCAgatggaagagagagaaagacacTGTGGTGCAGTAGTGCAACTGTGTCATGCTTGGTCGAGTAGGAAAGATTTGTGTTGCATCATGTCGTTCCTTGGTTTCAACGACTGTTATAATATATGTGAGTTTGGATCATGTTGTGGGAGTGATTGGTGGCGAGATTTGGGGAATCATGAGCAGAATCTCTAGGTGTTAGAACAGGAATACCTCCAGGCTTAAAGAAATGAGCGAAGGGAAACTTCCTTTGG
The window above is part of the Musa acuminata AAA Group cultivar baxijiao chromosome BXJ2-6, Cavendish_Baxijiao_AAA, whole genome shotgun sequence genome. Proteins encoded here:
- the LOC103986918 gene encoding uncharacterized protein LOC103986918, translated to MDSVNSGSLQSSSGEGNEFNSSSADSLSAFFRSTAAAALPPPQPLPPSSSVHNHHFFDPISYLDSITSTTPSWPPRALRASHNVGVFPSITTTPSCSSPDVNYPTPVQPPDQSAAAPRSSKKRSRASRRAQTTVLTTDTSNFRAMVQQFTGIPSPPFDIAPTATSSSPFARSRLNVFRSAAAFGSTSAPPPPPFLLRPFQPKVQGSTLTTTTTTVTTAPAICSSSTTTGSNASTSFAATNSTIFDSSLSASARISTTSSSANPSNNNNNYQLPSPTLAYGSKNQPLLSTQNHMLTLQSLLHAKCTKPQIPMPSAEQSRWTNGYPTEAGDRARSSPISAGNSSGSQQGMSSCKLNYLAPGSSECSAEQGSERATASRSEGAMDSWIFSSD